From Rhopalosiphum padi isolate XX-2018 chromosome 2, ASM2088224v1, whole genome shotgun sequence:
CATAAGATATtgcgttttaaatatttaatataatataatttagaaagaGCGagaagagtaaaaaaaaaaaataaataaattacaataattttttacctaCCTAGctacattataacataatagttaataataattcgaaATAACCGTATTCgtcgataattaatattatagaaaaatatatattaccggtatattaacaataatattataacataaataacgataatataatatacacaataacaaTCGATATTACTAGATAAcacgttatattaattatacgtttTAAGTAGGTAAGAGGTGGCGTGTGGTATATGTATGAAATACGGCGAAAATACAGTATATAAAGTCTTTCAGAGGGGCGGCAGCCACGTCTTGGTCGCGGCCGGGAACAGGTCTCTGAGCTTGTCGTTGAGCTCTTCGTCCGGCACGACCGACAGGCCCTCGCACGACCTGGCCACCTTCTTGCAACACTTCAAGTACTCTTGAATCGTTTTGATGGCGGCCCGAGCCGAGCCCGTatctgacgacgacgacgacgacgacgacgcagACCGGCGCGCGaactgttgttgttgctgcggCGGCGGTCGGATGCCGGTGCGCGTTAACTGTCGTGGCGACGGCACAAACGGGAACACCCGGACCCAGTCGCCCTCCGAATCGGCGGGCCTACTCCAGTCCCGGCCGTTGCCCCAAACCGGTGATGAGAAAGGCGTGTTGCACAAGTCGGCGGCTGCTGCCGCTTGAGCTGTGGTCGCACCGCGCTGCTTGCCCGGCCCGTACAGTGTTGATTGCCGCGCGGACGACTGTGTCTGTGTGGTCGACGtcaccgtcgccgccgccgtacCGTCCTTCTTCGCGGCGTTCGTGTTGTTaacgttgttgttgttgttggcagcgttgttgttattgttgttgttcgtCTTGCGTTTTGACTTCCACTTTTCTGTGGCTGCGGCGGCCAACGCTGTCGGCCGTCCATCGCCGAACCGTGGGCCCGATGCCGACCTGCACGCCATCCGGAATAGTGACAGACCGGTGTTGCACATCGGTAGTCCGAGCAGGTCGAACATGTCGTGCAACAGCGGCCTTTTCACACGATTGTCCACGTCGCAATCGTTGCCCAGCGCAGGACTGAGGTTCACCTGTAATACGCGTTTTTTCAGTCAGTGACAGTCcaacaacattataatacattgtaacatagtaatgtgttattatatgttttaaataacaaataacaccCCTCTTGGCCAAAAACATAAGTTTCGGGGTTTTTAAACCCATCAAATACCTGTTGAATAGGTAGCAGATGTGTACTTGCAATGTACAGCAATAATTGTCCGTCAATTATTCTGTACTCACAGTATTAattaggtttatattatttctatcgcAATTTCGATTGCAGTGTATTGCCGTTTCGGGATTCACGGGTATTAGTCAgagaaaaaaactatatatagtctttaaaaaaaacatttatattatttaaattaaaatcgtcAGAACCAAAGTTAGATACGCGTGCTTAAATTCCTCGTGTCTAGCGCCAATGAAGTATTACAGAATAATCACCATAAAAAAGATAAACGGGAAAATTACGAATACggaataataaaacacaaagtCAACACAATAGTGTTATTATATAGTTCAGGGTGtatatttgaagtttttaagtttaattttttttatcgaattaatTTTGTTGAGTAACATTTTGAGTCTAAATTATTTCAGTTCCGAACGAAGTTTCAGTAAAGATTTGGGTCACTAAATAAGTGATAATATTTATGTCTATTTGTACAATATCAATAGTTAAATGTGCATaaaatcaatcataataataggtactatttaattttcatgtattaaattttttttatgattattataatataaggtttaCCTGACATGATTGTCTAAACTTAATGTTATTTAGATACAATTTTTGATTGACTAATCTTATATCATATAAGTTAtatgattatgtatatatataagtatatacattttatgtattacgGGTATATCTGCGATGCACTCAGAAACTATTcactcaatttttataaaattataatcaatgtgtGTGATTTGGTCTCTATCGTGAGATAAGATAGGTTTTATCCTGATAAAGAtctcaatattacatttttattatgtaatacatctttcaaaaattgttatacaGGTACTCATAATTAGGGCTTTGCGATTATTTTAACGAATGATATATAATcggttaatcgattgaaaaaatacaacttCGGGAAACGAAGTGCACAGGGTTtagttagtatatatatataatgtaaattatagatTGTTTCAGTTAGTGCgaatattgatgaaataattttaattaaggaTGTAACGAACCttgaacttaaattttattcgaACTTtcgaacatttaattaattaagcatatttcaagtataatagTAGTAAAATAGTGTTAACactgaaatataataactttgaattaatcttttattattctCGAACATTTTGAACTTGATTATTCGAATCAAATTGTTTGAtgttcaaattctgatttcagactttcattttttataagttttaaattatttgagatTCTTAAAATTCAAAGTGCTAGAATACCTTGATTATTAAGTGTATTTTAACATGGTAACATACCTCCAAAAGCCAAGGTTTTAGATCAGAATCGACTAATATGTCAAAACCGTATAACTCGAAACAATTTGACGTGCTCGGTATGCCTGTACATTGGCTGGCCAACGTGAGACTAACGAGAACTGATATCTTTTGCCACAACAACCAATCATTGACACCGGCTTGGCGTATGTGCTGTCGAAGTTGTTGGAATGTCCACTTGCATCCTGTGCAAATGAAAATTtgcaaaaagttatattataatcatattaaaaaaaataactagaaaTCGCTATACTTTCTTAGTTGTAACGTTATAAATTAGTACAATACTttagatatctatattatatttactatgtatcataatcaaaaaataatttaaattataactaattagtatTTGTGCCAAAAAAAAGTATGTCTCAACGCtcacgttaaaaataaaaattaactccagttttcagtataataattatgtacctagtCCGATTTTTTCTTTGGTTTCCGAATAGTTTGGACCCAGCTTATTGATCGAACTATTGGTCAGATGCGCAAAATGGTTGTCGAGGTTATTTAGCGAATACTTGTCGGTACTGAAACGGGTCAATCCCTCCCTGTAGACGTATATGGTGAGTGGATGGAATGATGGTACCAGAACGTACAGCCGCAAATCATACTTGTATCCACCAATGAGCATAGGATTCTTCACGTACCTCTGGACCACGATGTTGGTGTCATATACGAGCTCACCAATTTGctgtgaacataataatattataatatatgtataattatgctATTGAATGATAGATATACAACGAAACGACATTAAACGATTAAATGATGATGATGTTTGTTATGTtaatcatgatattatttttattataaatataatataatgcttacCGAAATTAAAGATATGCCTTTTCCTTGACTTTGGCCAACAGGTTTGCATATCCAAATCGATTTCTCACCGACGTCGGTGTCGTGACTACATTCGGCAGCTAACTTTGTATACTCTAATGGTAGGTTGTAGGAGTCTGGGCTGATAGTTCATAAGGGGGGCAAaaccgaaaaaaataaaaagtatttaagttaAAGTATATTGactcaacataaaaaaaaacttattatacatGAAAAACTACTTTAATACAGGACGGTTTTCGTGATGtcacaacataatataagaaaaaaacacaTTACACTATAGTCCGTAAATAGCTTTTAGTTTCCCTTCCTGATGGCacaatttagataaaaatatgtttatcagGCCGGGAATTTTCCTGCCCCTTGTGGTGGCAACAACCAGTCGTAAGTTTTATGACCATTTAACATGTCacggaaaaataaaattgtactattGTTCTATGAATAAGGGCCTAAAAAAAACgtgcattatgtataatattatatgtgccgTTTATgaagaaatatataaacaaacacCTGAATGCAGATCGCGTGTGTGACACGTGGGGGATGATAATGCTCACCCCTATCTAGGTAATTTTTCCCATTGAAGAAACCACCCTCACTACTTTACAGACACGTGTAATTGCATATATTAGGTAGTTAATGACTATGTTACCAGTGAAACCAATGGATACCAAAGACAAaacattattgctattatttgcTACTTAtacatagttaatatattattcttgtattgtaatggtgttttatttttttttagatttatcagTTAGAAATTCCCATAActgataatagtatatttttaattgaattttactTGATAATTGGCTGTGGACTTCAACAACATATATTGCATACATATGATCTTCGATGGAAAATTCTCAAATTTTATAAGTGAtgactaattaaattttaaaatatacttaaatctaaatacataggtacattttagAAAACATTCACTTCACAACACTCAATAGTGCACCTACTGTATAATTAGACATTAGTATTATGATATCATGACCCACTTTATTTGTTTATGAAAACTTTCCACGTCAGTAGCTTTTAGTCACGACGTATTACAAAGGTGCTTGCATATTAATACTCACGGGTACAACTATGGTATTGTATGCTTCATTCACCATAGAGTTAATAGAATGcagtatgttaatattttataaaaaattattgcagtttattttatttacacggttacatggatttttgaacctaTATACTAAGTCTTATTTTCTAAGCTTCGGCGtaactataaattgtaatattaaatacagaaGAAATAATTACAGAtttgtttcataaattatttttaactaaataaattatccaCGAgtgaattattaagtatattatattacattaaaataacgtggtaatatgatattatgttcatCTATCTCATTTATTtgactaaaaatatgaataaaataatgttatactcaGATGAAGTACCACCGAAAAAGTACCGTTGAAAAATAGTTCACATAATTTAATCTTTAATCATTATGttgattatatgaattatttaataataagtcattAACTTAcgtcttttaataaattaaataaataaagtaataaagctGAAATAAATCCTTTTATAGGAATTTAAGACTTTTTACGAAGTAAGAGGTAAATAAACTGTTGTGTATTAAACGATAGTGTTTATTTTCGTGTTTTGTATCGTACCAccccataaaaatataacataacattatttttttgttttttaaaacacaagACATATTTCATATATGCAATATGAACACTTGcgtgtatacaataattgtatataatacctacgtacatacctacctatcatattgtatctatatattatataatatatgttcttagtttttttatattattattattgtttgtatttttgcCTCGTACAAAACATATCAATAATTCCATATaaagtaaactattttaatgCCCATTACCTGAATCCGAATAGTGAAGTGCCGAATATATTCTTCATGCATTTCAAATACCGCCACAAGTTGTCCTTCCGGCATAATGCTGATCCACTGGGTATATGGTTGTTGAACTAGACAGTATAAGCAATAATacactattagttattacgaatACGTACATTGACATTCAAGTACTgcgtttagtttaaaataataattttattcatgcCGAATCTATTGTAACCGTTATCTATAATTGTATCCCGagtgaaaacaattaaaatgcaCATATATTAACATACGTAAATATAaatcgattattataaaattgaatacttaaGTGTAaggaatatgttttataataactatgcaatttttgtattttcgtaTATACaaacttttgaaatatttaaagatagtcgttatattaattataatattacattacataatatgcatattagaATTAATCCATAGTAAcactagaatttaatttttttaaatactaaataattatttttttatttttatcatactttcacttgaaacaaataaaaacttaaacatCGTATATAATGTAAGATTGAGATGTGTTATTTCTACCAAGTATTAGGCAATGTTTAGATATCTGAAATGGAAAAAGGggctaatttttttcaaaaaaaaaaatactaagtatttattgtagtaggtatacataatatattattatatcataaaaaaattaacccaataataataattatggatacAGGGTACTTATAgtctataggtataattaaagtttagaaataggaataatttttctttttcgtaGAATACGCGCATAAACGTGatgaataattgtttaaaattaccaCCGCCACAGcgatattaatacattaatgtatcatatatgtatacgacCACGGTGTACAAATAAggctttacaattttttttgtacaaatgaCATTATTACatagttaattatatacacaatacaggCACAATATATAACGCCAAGTGTAGTTTACAGTGGaggatttcaaattaaaaaatactacgaTCATGCCGTTTAACGATATTAGGTATGTCAATTAACTGTCGTCGTGGAAGATTAATGTAAATTGAACTGTTGATATATACACGAGTACATTACAAACAAAGTAGAAAACCTGGACATTAGGTATACATAGACTGGCATTTTTGGACAGtatgaataataacatttattatacgtGATTGACAaggcaatttatataataataagtctgATTCATGGCAGACAACGTGCACGTTTTATaacgatataattaaatattaataattagtatatgtttatataaaacttaattatagcgtcaaattgtaaataagtatcaatgcatcatatatatattatatatgatatctagattatatatatatatatatatatttatgaacagAAACCGCATCGTTTAGTTTTTGGCGCACAGACGTCAAAGACAGCTGCGTTCAATCGATGcgttaaaagaaatatatatattcactcgGAATCGGGTCAACTTACGCGATCTTTGTGGACAATGTGTGGCGGTGAATAACATTCACACACATCATACaagaaacaatttataaaaacacacgCTTTATATTCCATATTCCGAACATACCTGCCATATTTTCTGCTGTTTATAGTGTGACAACGAGAATCCGGTCGATTTCCACCATAGATTCCAATACTCGTCCGCCGGCACCGACCACGCAGAATCTCCGCTCTTAGTTCCTTCGTATTCTTTCCAGCCACGTTCTTGGCACACCTGTGAACAATAAAGCAAaataaggaaataataataataattacaatcaaataaaaaaaaaaattataaaataataatacaggatAATCCTATATAATCCGATTATTTATCGAATGTGTGTTCGCGCACGTCCTGTGCAATGTTCTCGCATTCTTCACGCCGCGGCGTGTAACCAGTAACTACTACCACCACTACCTCCACCACCTCTCATCCAAGACCCAGTTGATTTCCGACCGACAGAAAATAAACATTGCGGTGTGTACgtaaccacacacacacacacacacacacacacacacacacacacgcaacaCCCTCCTgctaacttttatataataataaacactaattGAAATGTTTAGACTGTACTGCATTACCTCgtcatcgttataatatattatagctagaaatatctataaataatattaataataataataacaacgacgtCGAGATGATCGGTGTTTTCTGCTGGTCGTATAATTACGTATTAGCGGTAATGGGAAAGGGGTGATTCATACATTGTCGTTGGAATTGAATTAtcgtaaaaaaactataatgcaagtttagtacttttttttttgttattcgttataataatgtgtaatttgTACCAGGGCCGGCTTAATTCTTTCAACGTTCAGTGCAAGAATTATTTTGGCACCCCTCCCTctgatcaaattttaatttgacatcTCTCACAGGCCATTTTGATTTTGGTGTCTTGTGCCGTCACACACATCGATCGTATCTAAAACCAGCCCtgatttatacatacaattcgGGATTAAAGTTTACATATGAAACAGACGCGTAATACACACATACGCCTATTAATAATATCGAACtcgatgtattatatgtatcatatgtattatatgtattatatgtaagtataatgtatatattacatatattgtttACTTAACTGACTTATCGTGCGGTGAACAAATTGGACCACACCCTTTACTTATCcctttatttatgatatattaatatgcgcAATATGCAAtgtgtaatgttataataaaaaaattaatacatttttaaattaaacaatattaacgaATTAATAACAACGTGTAACCTGGACTGTTGGTTGGTGGTTCtggtgatattttaaatttataaattatatgcgtgtgtttattattttgtatttaaatttaatgtacatgtgttttataataatatgacatactGCACGTTGGATTTAACAGCAAAGACAATACGTACAGCACCGTCAGGCATCGTTAAacgtaaaaaacaattaattatggtTGTACAAATATTAACTAGTTAACTTTACTATAGTAGATGGGTAATAGGTTTTAAAACGATGGCCGATGAATACAATAAACACACTAAAATAAAAgagaacattatttaaaattaaataactatattttataagtactgcATAGATACAAGTTTCAAATTTATtagattgataatattattggttataatatacctaaatattttataataatagtatttttaattaataataatactattaatctATCCTAAGAATAGTAAGAATCTTTTACATTTCGTAAAATTTCAAATCAATTAGAATGgagatattttacatatttattttaattcaaatgaaacataattaaaaatcaataatttcaaattgaatgctaagcaaataattttaaataaactgttataaggtttttatttattaagattatgCATTTGTGTTGTATATTATCAATGGAATAATATTACCAACTTATAGAATTTACATTGTAaagtaactttaaattaatttgaattttgctACTATAGAAGATGTTCTCCACATAACcacgtataataaatacagaatatgtaccatttaaaaaataaggtaAATTATGTTGTGATAGCTGATggtttgattttaaaatcattacagcttatgtaagtataaaactataatagaagtatattatagataggCACACAATGCGCGATGCATTTTGATGTTTGTGAGTATAATtaagttttagtttaaaatttttcattataatattatgtcagttTCCATGAGATTATTTGTAAGTATATAGTTATcagtttaaatatacatacatatatgacgtaaatttaattacctataagtttaaaatatgtttaaaatcacaaaattatacaaaaaaaatacaaaattactttttattaaactgattcttaatgataatttattatataattttattgcacatagtctttattatactatttataatattcacaaaGTTATGTGTTCAATATCTttgtagttattaatataatttcatacatatctattatattatttctagttAGGTACTGTGCaaagtttaacattttaattttccaacTATAAAACAAATAGAATTAATTGaggtataaaaagtaaaaaatataataagaatacctactgaatatattatggtgaaaatattttaatgatctagaaatgaaaaatataagatGCAATACCTactacaacaaataaattaaatgtgtattatgtggcttgtatatttttatttttttgcctaatgattaaaatgtttctatttatagtatataaccgTACACATGGTCGATTTTACTTTAGtgattttaaaacatgttttatattaagttttatccCTGCTTGTGTGTTTgcgttgtataaatgtataataagatGTTGTCTTAGTCCAAtcgacaatttattattcaaagcaACATTCGTACAAGATACCAAggataaatttcaatttattgaaGTTGATTTAGCAGTTAGTTATAAGATatgttttttcatattaattccCTATTGTAGTTTCATACGAAAATACGAAATCAAATGTTGTCTAACGTTTAatcctttaataaaatatttagacgaCAAATTATGCCGTCAAGGCTAATTCTACACAAATGTTATAGGAAAATATTAACCAAATGTAGGGAACGATGTGCATGCCGTACGTAAATAACAATCCTGCAAGttccattaattatttttctactgAAGCGGTTGTAActtgcaaatataataattgctgTTACGATGTAGTTAGGTTCGTGACATTTAATAAAGGGCAAAAAACCTACAAGGAAATATATCGTTTGAattttgttaagaaaaatattagaaCTGAATGAGAGAATAAAGCATTCCTAAAAAATCAAAagacaatgtataatatatgtattatcggGGATAGAAGTATATTAGTGCACTTAATTtcgagtaggtacctatttagttcatttattgttttttttaggcAACACCGAAGCTAGTGGAGTGTGGAGAAAATAACACCTTTAAAAGCCAACGCCCTATGGATTTCCTATAAAACGGCCAGCCGactggaaaatatttttaaaacagtagGGGTTCCCAAAGGATAgatagtatgtaatatatatgctTCCGAACTTTACCTGTATGAGCAGAACTGGGCCAGTGCCGTTATCGTTGACACGGAATATGAATGGTCGGTCTTCAGATCCGATGGATGACATATTATTGTCGATCTTCTGAAATTAtgtaattctaataataataaaacataatacatatcggtactcatacatatatattatattaaatgaaaataacgtAGCAGTGTATACTACATACGATATAACagtatatcatttattaatttataataggtataaaaatatattattatattgtaatttgttgtaacttgtagggaaatcataatataatttataataacgaaACCGATACGCGAATAACCGTTTCGGAGTTCGGTCAACGGTGAAATGACCGGCTAGCTGACACTCCGACAGATGCACGGCGATGCGTGACGGTGAAAATCTTTGGTGgaaaaataatagttgtaaaaaataaaaatcatgtacGTTCTGCGGAGATAATATTTTTGCAAagttactacctatattatattgttgacaGTTACCCGCAATGGCGTAAATATTAGGCCAATGAAAAAAATGTGACTGAATTGAGGTCCCCAAGTTTAGAAGTGTGCTTCTTTACTGGACGTCACGATGTCATCAAAATCATTAGTATTAACTTTtgcataaaaatgatttaatttttattttaagtaccaATTAATACTAGTATTATTAATCGTCAAGGTTTCAATGTAACAGTCAATGCAAATTTTAAGATTTGCacacaaattttatataaagattttattgtttaattttcggGTAAAACAGCGATTTatgttaatcattataaatttaagattttgagTATGGTGAAAGTAGaaaaaattggtttaaaatttattttcaaatgtaataataagtaatagctaTATCTGTATACAGAAGTGTatatgaagttaaaaaaaaattaaacttctataaataagtaggtactatactaCTCCTTTTGTAGCACAATTATAAGttcaaatatattgtataatatacttaattattgatGAATTGTCGATAGGTGTGTCACCAGCCTTCAGAGTTCAGGGAAGGAAATTATGTGCTTAGGtaacatataacaatattgtatatggtgacaaattatgtattaaattattattttcagaaatgTTGGGTAGCAATAGTGACTGACGTTTTGTTTAATGAGTAAACTATTTAAACCTTATCCAATTTTGGTTGAATAGTTTATAGAAATCGACTGTCAAAATTTGATGGCTAGAGTCTACATTCTataggatattattatttattactataattaaatcgaaaaaatgttggttttttttttatacaattaacgatttttaaatatcagATTCAAATCTACggaataagtaattaattcttTTGACAGAATCCacttagaataatttataataatatttagtataaccTTGGACAGAGCACTATATTTTATGACAAACATCAAACTTAGGAAATGTATTTAAGTGTGTACCACAGATTTATCAAGATATGATTTTGATGTGGGTAGAGTAACTTTAGCgtcttttgtatatattttaataaatagtatattatatatactaatgttttattcagttatatatttatatatgtctcTGACTCTCCAATCTCCATTAATCATGTTTGTTTGTTAAcagtataggacataggtattaaagtatacctacttactatttggtatatgtatt
This genomic window contains:
- the LOC132921402 gene encoding probable tubulin polyglutamylase TTLL2 isoform X2; this translates as MKNIFGTSLFGFSPDSYNLPLEYTKLAAECSHDTDVGEKSIWICKPVGQSQGKGISLISQIGELVYDTNIVVQRYVKNPMLIGGYKYDLRLYVLVPSFHPLTIYVYREGLTRFSTDKYSLNNLDNHFAHLTNSSINKLGPNYSETKEKIGLGCKWTFQQLRQHIRQAGVNDWLLWQKISVLVSLTLASQCTGIPSTSNCFELYGFDILVDSDLKPWLLEVNLSPALGNDCDVDNRVKRPLLHDMFDLLGLPMCNTGLSLFRMACRSASGPRFGDGRPTALAAAATEKWKSKRKTNNNNNNNAANNNNNVNNTNAAKKDGTAAATVTSTTQTQSSARQSTLYGPGKQRGATTAQAAAAADLCNTPFSSPVWGNGRDWSRPADSEGDWVRVFPFVPSPRQLTRTGIRPPPQQQQQFARRSASSSSSSSSDTGSARAAIKTIQEYLKCCKKVARSCEGLSVVPDEELNDKLRDLFPAATKTWLPPL
- the LOC132921402 gene encoding probable tubulin polyglutamylase TTLL2 isoform X1, whose protein sequence is MSSIGSEDRPFIFRVNDNGTGPVLLIQVCQERGWKEYEGTKSGDSAWSVPADEYWNLWWKSTGFSLSHYKQQKIWQFNNHIPSGSALCRKDNLWRYLKCMKNIFGTSLFGFSPDSYNLPLEYTKLAAECSHDTDVGEKSIWICKPVGQSQGKGISLISQIGELVYDTNIVVQRYVKNPMLIGGYKYDLRLYVLVPSFHPLTIYVYREGLTRFSTDKYSLNNLDNHFAHLTNSSINKLGPNYSETKEKIGLGCKWTFQQLRQHIRQAGVNDWLLWQKISVLVSLTLASQCTGIPSTSNCFELYGFDILVDSDLKPWLLEVNLSPALGNDCDVDNRVKRPLLHDMFDLLGLPMCNTGLSLFRMACRSASGPRFGDGRPTALAAAATEKWKSKRKTNNNNNNNAANNNNNVNNTNAAKKDGTAAATVTSTTQTQSSARQSTLYGPGKQRGATTAQAAAAADLCNTPFSSPVWGNGRDWSRPADSEGDWVRVFPFVPSPRQLTRTGIRPPPQQQQQFARRSASSSSSSSSDTGSARAAIKTIQEYLKCCKKVARSCEGLSVVPDEELNDKLRDLFPAATKTWLPPL